From Streptomyces durmitorensis, a single genomic window includes:
- a CDS encoding HAD family hydrolase: protein MTVVLFDLFGVIARHQSTEGKDRLVRTAEVPAAAFWDAYWACRQPYDQGELTGPAYWRQVADSLDVRFDAHRIADLIDADIAGWSAVDEVMVALVEELAASGRRIALLSNIPEELATYYEEHHPWLKRFSLRAFSCRIGHAKPDLGAYEWCLNALRAAPDRVLFVDDRDENIRAAETVGIRGHRFTTPERLREALTP from the coding sequence GTGACCGTCGTGTTGTTCGATCTGTTCGGGGTCATCGCGCGCCACCAGTCCACCGAAGGCAAGGACCGCCTCGTCCGCACGGCCGAGGTCCCCGCCGCTGCGTTCTGGGACGCCTACTGGGCCTGCAGACAGCCCTACGACCAGGGCGAGTTGACCGGCCCCGCCTACTGGCGCCAGGTGGCGGACTCCCTCGACGTCCGCTTCGACGCGCACCGGATCGCGGACCTCATCGACGCCGACATCGCCGGCTGGAGCGCCGTGGACGAGGTGATGGTCGCCCTGGTCGAGGAGCTCGCGGCGTCCGGCCGCCGTATCGCCCTCCTGTCCAACATCCCCGAGGAGCTCGCCACTTACTACGAGGAACACCACCCCTGGCTCAAGCGCTTCTCCCTCCGCGCCTTCTCCTGCCGCATCGGCCACGCGAAGCCGGACCTCGGGGCGTACGAGTGGTGCCTGAACGCCCTGCGCGCCGCGCCGGACCGCGTCCTCTTCGTCGACGACCGAGACGAGAACATCCGCGCCGCCGAGACGGTCGGCATACGCGGCCACCGGTTCACCACGCCCGAGAGGCTGAGAGAAGCCCTCACCCCCTGA
- a CDS encoding DeoR/GlpR family DNA-binding transcription regulator, whose amino-acid sequence MASSTDRLRQISDAVREAGRMGVAELAELTGASEMTIRRDLEALADQGALERYRGGARSLLLRGEEPPFALRAQDGIEAKRRIAAEVAGLIADGESVVIDSGTTCLEVARALEQCRLTVMPLSLHAVNALTGAPQLTLLVPGGRPRPGELALTGPLTEASLAALRFDTAVIGCCGLNATHGLTAYDLDDAAVKRAAIASARRVIAVADAPKLSRTALAFVAPAAALHAVVTDEAAAQDETDALSAAGVTVRKV is encoded by the coding sequence ATGGCGAGCAGCACAGACCGACTGAGGCAGATCAGCGATGCCGTACGCGAGGCCGGCCGGATGGGCGTCGCGGAGCTCGCGGAACTGACCGGCGCTTCGGAGATGACCATCCGCCGCGACCTGGAGGCCCTGGCGGACCAAGGCGCCCTGGAGCGCTACCGCGGCGGCGCGAGAAGCCTGCTGCTGCGCGGCGAGGAACCGCCCTTCGCACTCCGGGCGCAGGACGGCATCGAGGCCAAGCGGCGCATCGCCGCCGAGGTCGCGGGCCTGATCGCGGACGGCGAGTCCGTCGTCATCGACAGCGGCACCACCTGCCTGGAAGTGGCCCGCGCGCTGGAGCAGTGCCGCCTGACCGTGATGCCGCTGTCCCTCCACGCGGTGAACGCGCTCACCGGGGCGCCGCAGCTGACGCTCCTGGTCCCGGGCGGCAGGCCCCGGCCCGGTGAGCTGGCGCTGACCGGACCGCTGACCGAGGCGTCCCTGGCCGCCCTGCGCTTCGACACCGCGGTCATCGGCTGCTGCGGACTGAACGCGACACACGGCCTGACCGCGTACGACCTGGACGACGCCGCGGTCAAACGCGCCGCGATCGCATCGGCCCGCCGCGTCATCGCCGTCGCGGACGCCCCCAAGCTCTCCCGCACGGCCCTCGCCTTCGTCGCCCCGGCCGCGGCCCTGCACGCCGTCGTCACCGACGAGGCCGCCGCGCAGGACGAGACCGACGCGCTGTCCGCCGCAGGCGTCACCGTACGAAAGGTGTGA